Proteins from a single region of Theobroma cacao cultivar B97-61/B2 chromosome 10, Criollo_cocoa_genome_V2, whole genome shotgun sequence:
- the LOC18585895 gene encoding probable LRR receptor-like serine/threonine-protein kinase At3g47570, with product MPQFICLMGLAGLRLEVPWALIFAVSLLLCCNSQGPYLIGPEKLVVNGNDTDRQALLEFKAKIAGDQLGVMRLWNDSVHFCQWHGVTCSSRHQRVTKLELRSLKLTGIITPYIGNLSFLKVLNLSNNGFSHGVPQEIGRLHRLEELILDKNPLGGQVPSNISGCSKLKRLYIGHCQLVGEIPGVLGLLYNLKYLGLSNNSLAGSIPPSLGNLSSLEIVYLSINDLSGTIPESLGQLRNLTVLSVPMNALSGIVPSSIFNLSNIRTLDIGSNQFQGSLPTDLGITIPYVETLYVSRNQFSGPFPLSISNASNLINLEFSFNKLVGKLPSFEKLDKLEWFTLTDNLLGSGEVNDLDFVCSLMNATSLVALEINYNNFGGVIRTCISNLSTNLIFFLLDGNEISGTFPVGIGNLINLEMLLAGSNQLSGSIPSTIQRLQKVQWLDLSNNSFSGSIPSSLGNLTMLLQLKLSQNNLKGTIPSSLSKCENLVLLDLSNNNLTGSIPPEVLGLSSLSLNLDLSSNYLTGVLPNEVGNLKNLGQLSVSQNRLSGVLPSSLGVCVRLEKLMVSENFFHGTIPSSFSSLRGLTVLDISHNNLSGEIPEFFANFTLQYLNLSYNDFEGMVPTGGVFNNASATSIEGNNKLCGGTPEFHLHGCNLKRSRRKSSSRLKLIIAIVFGLLGVTLVLLFLLVFWFRKRRKQPASTSPENSLLRLSYQSILKATDGFSSANLIGVGAYGSVYKGILQENEIVVAIKVLNLLNHKASRSFMAECEALRKIRHRNLVKVLTACSGVDYHGNDFKALVYEFMSNGSLEDWLHSSIEIEADSKKSLNLYQRLNVAIDVACALDYLHHHCDQTSIVHCDLKPSNILLDDKMTGHVGDFGLVKFISEDTQNYSASQSSTLGLRGTIGYAPPEYGLGSEVSTYGDVYSYGILLLEIFTGKRPTDEMFKDGLNLHNLVRTALPERAVEMTDPILLQERVTGETVANTSDCNESSQSNKILLQCLNSIYEVELTCSAELPTVRMNMSEVVAELCLIRNKLFPTKQRPERHIQSNHKVF from the exons ATGCCTCAGTTCATCTGCTTGATGGGGTTAGCAGGCTTGCGCTTGGAGGTGCCTTGGGCACTTATTTTTGCTGTTTCACTGCTCTTGTGCTGTAATTCACAAGGTCCTTACTTAATTGGTCCGGAAAAGTTAGTAGTCAATGGAAATGACACGGACAGACAGGCTTTGCTCGAGTTCAAGGCCAAGATAGCCGGTGATCAGCTTGGCGTTATGCGGTTGTGGAACGACAGTGTTCATTTTTGCCAGTGGCATGGTGTTACATGCAGCAGCCGACATCAAAGAGTGACCAAGTTGGAACTGCGATCACTGAAACTAACGGGAATCATAACACCATATATCGGAAATTTGAGCTTTCTAAAGGTGTTGAATCTTTCAAACAATGGCTTCAGCCATGGAGTTCCTCAAGAAATCGGTCGCCTGCATAGGTTAGAAGAGTTAATACTTGATAAAAACCCCTTAGGCGGTCAAGTCCCTTCCAATATATCTGGATGTTCTAAGCTCAAACGCCTTTACATAGGACACTGCCAGCTTGTTGGAGAAATACCTGGTGTTCTTGGCCTGTTGTACAACCTAAAATATTTAGGTTTGAGCAACAACAGTCTAGCAGGGAGTATCCCACCTTCCTTAGGCAATTTATCGTCTCTGGAGATAGTTTATCTATCAATTAATGATTTGAGTGGGACTATCCCTGAATCTCttggccagttgagaaatctAACTGTTCTTTCCGTGCCAATGAATGCACTTTCAGGTATTGTTCCTTCATCAATTTTCAATCTCTCTAACATTAGAACACTTGATATCGGTTCAAATCAGTTTCAAGGTAGTCTTCCTACAGACTTGGGAATCACCATACCATATGTTGAAACCCTTTATGTCAGTAGAAACCAATTCAGTGGACCATTCCCTCTTTCGATATCCAATGCTTCAAATCTCATAAACCTAGAGTTTTCCTTCAACAAACTTGTTGGGAAGTTGCCTTCCTTTGAAAAGCTAGATAAGTTGGAATGGTTTACCCTTACCGACAACCTCCTTGGAAGTGGGGAAGTAAATGACTTGGACTTTGTCTGCTCTTTAATGAATGCCACCAGCCTAGTGGCGTTGGAGATAAACTACAACAACTTCGGAGGTGTAATACGTACTTGCATAAGCAATCTGTCCACTAACctcatatttttccttttagacGGCAATGAAATATCAGGAACCTTTCCAGTTGGGATTGGAAATCTCATCAACTTAGAGATGCTATTGGCAGGAAGTAATCAGTTGTCAGGTTCCATTCCTTCTACTATTCAGAGGCTTCAGAAGGTACAGTGGCTCGATCTATCTAATAATTCTTTCTCTGGAAGTATTCCCTCTTCTCTTGGAAATTTAACCATGTTGCTTCAGCTGAAATTAAGTCAAAATAATCTTAAGGGTACAATTCCTTCCAGTCTCAGTAAATGTGAAAATCTTGTTTTACTGGATCTTTCAAACAATAACCTTACTGGCTCTATACCCCCTGAAGTACTTGGACTCTCATCCTTGTCCTTGAACCTTGACTTATCCTCAAACTACTTAACTGGTGTACTTCCTAATGAAGTAGGAAACTTGAAAAATCTAGGTCAATTGTCTGTTTCTCAAAACAGGTTATCAGGTGTGCTTCCAAGCAGTCTAGGTGTATGTGTAAGGCTAGAGAAGCTAATGGTGAGTGAAAATTTCTTCCATGGAACCATTCCTTCGTCCTTCAGTTCATTGAGAGGTCTTACAGTTTTAGACATTTCCCACAACAATCTCTCTGGTGAAATTCCTGAATTCTTTGCGAACTTTACATTgcaatatttgaatctttctTACAATGATTTCGAAGGCATGGTACCGACTGGTGGAGTTTTTAATAATGCAAGTGCTACATCCATCGAGGGAAACAATAAACTTTGTGGTGGTACGCCCGAGTTCCATTTGCATGGATGTAACTTGAAAAGGTCTAGGAGGAAATCGAGCAGTCGACTAAAACTAATAATTGCTATTGTTTTTGGGCTTTTAGGGGTAACTTTGGTACTCCTCTTTCTCCTCGTTTTTTGGtttagaaagagaagaaaacaaCCTGCATCAACTTCTCCTGAAAATTCACTTTTAAGGTTATCCTACCAGAGCATCCTAAAGGCTACTGATGGATTCTCTTCAGCCAATTTGATAGGTGTAGGAGCCTACGGTTCTGTGTATAAAGGAATTCTCCAAGAGAATGAAATAGTTGTTGCCATCAAAGTGCTAAACCTTTTGAATCATAAAGCTTCTAGGAGTTTCATGGCTGAATGTGAGGCCTTGAGGAAAATTAGACATCGAAACCTTGTCAAAGTATTAACAGCATGTTCAGGTGTTGACTACCATGGCAATGATTTTAAGGCGCTGGTCTATGAGTTCATGTCTAATGGAAGCCTAGAGGATTGGTTGCATTCATCTATCGAAATTGAGGCAGACTCAAAGAAAAGCTTAAATTTATACCAGAGATTGAATGTGGCTATTGATGTCGCTTGTGCTCTGGATTATCTTCACCATCATTGTGATCAAACATCGATTGTTCATTGTGACCTCAAACCAAGCAATATTCtacttgatgataaaatgACTGGCCATGTTGGTGACTTCGGCTTAGTAAAATTCATTTCAGAAGATACGCAAAATTACTCTGCAAGCCAGTCAAGCACCCTTGGATTAAGAGGAACTATTGGTTATGCTCCACCAG AATATGGCTTGGGAAGTGAAGTGTCAACATATGGTGATGTTTACAGCTATGGAATCCTTTTGCTGGAGATTTTTACTGGAAAGAGGCCCActgatgaaatgtttaaagATGGTTTGAACCTTCACAACCTTGTCAGGACAGCTTTGCCAGAGCGAGCAGTTGAGATGACTGATCCCATTCTTCTTCAGGAAAGAGTCACAGGAGAAACAGTAGCAAACACTAGTGATTGCAATGAGAGCAGCCAGAGCAATAAGATACTTCTTCAGTGTTTGAATTCAATATATGAAGTTGAACTCACTTGTTCTGCTGAATTGCCAACCGTGCGAATGAACATGAGCGAAGTTGTTGCTGAACTTTGCTTGATCAGAAacaagctatttccaactaaGCAAAGACCAGAGAGACATATACAATCGAATCACAAG GTGTTCTAA
- the LOC18585896 gene encoding probable LRR receptor-like serine/threonine-protein kinase At3g47570: protein MMNLSSKHLELSSSLFLVYLPVIFLAFFNLQGPNLLGSAAPVVTGNETDLRALLEFKAKILNDHFRVMRSWNNTIHFCQWYGVTCGHRHQRVTMLDLGSLKLVGSISPFIGNLSFLRVLNLENNSFNQAIPQEIGRLRRLLALVLRNNSLSGVIPSNLSSCSRLVSVTFGGNLLTGEIPGVLGLLSNLIQFSFARNNLRGDIPSSLGNLSSLQYIALYDNRLSGVIPESLGKLTNIAVFAVSSNEIPGVIPASFFNLSSIITLSMNTNQIQGSLPSNIGITMPQIETFSVAENQFTGPFPFSISNASNLVYLNVGANNFNGPLPSFEKLDKLSRFVIGVNLLGSRTATDLNFVCTLNNASKLEWLEILENNFGGKLPECIGNLSSNLVTLNMEGNRILGRIPAGIENLVNLEILAASYNQLSGSIPPGIGRLQKLKIFFAAHNSLTGAIPPFFGNLTMLIKFVLADNNLHGNIPSSLAKCENLIALDLSNNSLSGSIPPGVIGLSSLSIALDLSSNYLTGVLPMEVENLKNLGELRVSQNKLSGVLPNNLGGCVRLESLFLDGNLFHGPIPSSLSSLKGLTTLDISGNYLSGEIPEFFVSFGSLKYLNLSFNDFEGMVPIEGVFKDASAAFVEGNNKLCGGIPELHLPKCNLKASNGRSSNSLKLKISIVFAILGVTSVFSFLLIWWFRSRKEKPTAATCAENSLLNLSYQILVRATNGFSSANLVGSGSFGFVYRGILDESGVVIAVKVLNLLCHGASRSFMAECEALKNIRHRNLVKILTAVSGIDYQGNDFKALIYEFMQNGSLEDWLHPSVAMNEADESAKRLTFFQRLNVAVDVGCALEYLHHYYETQIVHCDLKPSNILLDDEMVSHVGDFGLAKFITSDMQNNASSLSSSLGLRGTIGYAPPEYGLGSVVTTYGDVYSYGILLLEMFTGKKPTDEMFKQNLNLHNFVKTALSNQVVVEITDPALLQESFRGETMTNNTRNQSNQRDNYKLLQCLNSIFEIGVACSVDLPTERLHMTDVVAKLCSIRDKLLPTRPLRATAAGAS from the exons ATGATGAATCTATCAAGCAAGCATTTGGAACTGTCCAgctctcttttccttgtttACCTTCCCGTTATTTTCCTTGCTTTCTTTAACCTGCAAGGTCCTAACTTGCTTGGTTCAGCAGCCCCTGTGGTTACCGGAAATGAGACAGATCTACGAGCTTTACTTGAGTTCAAGGCAAAGATACTCAATGATCACTTCCGGGTTATGCGCTCTTGGAACAATACTATCCACTTCTGCCAGTGGTATGGTGTTACATGCGGTCACAGACATCAAAGAGTCACCATGTTGGACTTGGGATCCCTAAAGCTCGTGGGCTCTATATCACCATTTATTGGCAATTTGAGCTTTCTTAGGGTGTTAAATCTTGAAAACAATAGtttcaatcaagcaatccctCAAGAAATTGGTCGCTTGCGAAGATTGCTTGCATTAGTTCTGCGAAACAACAGCTTAAGTGGTGTGATTCCTTCCAATTTGTCTAGTTGTTCTCGGCTTGTATCAGTTACTTTTGGAGGCAACCTGCTAACTGGAGAAATACCAGGTGTGCTTGGTCTCTTGTCAAATCTAATACAATTTAGTTTTGCCAGAAATAATTTAAGAGGAGATATCCCATCTTCCTTGGGTAATTTATCCTCTCTGCAGTATATTGCTCTATATGACAATAGATTGAGTGGGGTTATACCTGAATCTCTTGGCAAATTGACAAATATTGCAGTTTTTGCTGTGAGTAGCAATGAAATTCCCGGTGTCATCCCGGCCTCATTTTTCAATCTCTCCAGTATTATAACTCTTAGTATGAACACAAACCAGATACAAGGAAGTCTTCCGTCGAACATAGGAATCACTATGCCACAGATTGAAACCTTTTCTGTCGCGGAAAATCAATTTACTGGACCATTCCCCTTTTCAATATCCAATGCCTCAAATCTTGTATATCTTAATGTTGGGGCAAACAATTTTAATGGACCCTTGCCTTCATTTGAAAAGCTGGATAAACTATCACGATTTGTTATCGGTGTCAACCTTCTTGGAAGTAGGACAGCAACTGACCTGAACTTTGTCTGCACATTAAACAATGCTTCCAAACTGGAGTGGCTAGAAATACTAGAAAACAACTTTGGAGGGAAATTACCGGAGTGCATAGGTAATTTATCTAGCAATCTCGTAACTTTAAATATGGAAGGCAATAGAATATTGGGAAGAATTCCAGCTGGGATTGAAAATCTCGTCAACTTGGAGATACTAGCGGCATCATACAATCAATTATCAGGTTCTATTCCCCCTGGTATTGGGAGGCTTCAAAAGCTAAAGATATTTTTTGCAGCTCACAATTCTCTTACTGGGGCTATTCCCCCTTTTTTTGGAAATTTGACAATGTTAATCAAATTTGTTTTAGCTGATAACAATCTTCATGGCAACATTCCTTCAAGTCTAGCGAAGTGCGAAAATTTGATTGCATTGGATCTTTCTAATAACAGCCTAAGTGGTTCTATACCCCCTGGAGTAATTGGGCTCTCATCCTTGTCCATTGCCCTAGACTTATCTTCAAACTATTTAACTGGTGTACTTCCTATGGAAGTAGAAAATCTGAAAAATCTAGGTGAATTGCGTGTTTCTCAAAATAAGTTATCAGGTGTGCTTCCAAACAATCTTGGTGGCTGTGTAAGACTGGAGAGCTTGTTCCTGGATGGCAATTTGTTCCATGGTCCCATTCCATCATCTTTGAGTTCATTGAAAGGTCTTACAACGTTAGATATATCTGGCAATTATCTTTCGGGTGAGATTCCAGAATTTTTTGTTAGCTTTGgatcattaaaatatttaaatctttCCTTCAATGATTTCGAGGGTATGGTACCAATTGAAGGAGTCTTTAAAGATGCAAGTGCTGCATTCGTTGAGGGAAACAATAAGCTTTGTGGAGGCATCCCTGAGTTACACTTGCCCAAATGTAACTTGAAAGCATCCAACGGAAGATCGAGCAATtctcttaaattaaaaatttcgatTGTTTTCGCAATTTTAGGAGTGACATCGgtattctcttttcttctcatttgGTGGTTTAGAAGTAGAAAAGAGAAGCCAACAGCAGCAACTTGTGCAGAAAATTCACTTTTAAACTTATCATACCAAATCCTCGTAAGGGCTACTAATGGATTCTCCTCGGCGAATCTGGTTGGTTCAGGTAGCTTTGGTTTTGTATACAGAGGAATTCTTGATGAGAGTGGAGTAGTTATTGCCGTTAAGGTACTAAATCTTCTATGTCATGGAGCTTCTAGAAGTTTCATGGCTGAATGTGAGGCGTTGAAGAACATCAGACATCGAAATCTTGTCAAGATCTTAACAGCAGTTTCAGGTATCGATTATCAAGGGAATGATTTTAAAGCATTAATCTATGAGTTCATGCAAAATGGGAGCTTGGAGGATTGGCTGCATCCATCCGTTGCCATGAATGAGGCAGACGAGTCAGCTAAAAGGTTGACATTTTTTCAGAGATTGAATGTTGCCGTTGATGTTGGTTGTGCATTGGAGTATCTTCATCATTATTATGAAACACAAATTGTTCACTGTGACCTCAAACCAAGCAATATTCTACTTGATGATGAAATGGTTAGCCACGTGGGTGACTTTGGGCTAGCAAAATTCATTACATCAGACATGCAAAATAACGCGTCAAGCCTGTCAAGCTCGCTGGGGTTAAGAGGAACAATTGGTTATGCACCACCAG AATACGGATTGGGAAGTGTTGTGACAACATATGGTGATGTGTATAGTTATGGCATTCTTTTGTTGGAGATGTTTACCGGGAAGAAGCCCActgatgaaatgtttaaacAGAATTTGAACCTTCATAACTTTGTTAAAACAGCTTTGTCAAATCAAGTGGTTGTTGAGATTACAGATccagctcttcttcaagaaaGTTTCCGAGGAGAAACAATGACCAACAATACTCGCAATCAGAGCAACCAAAGAGATAATTATAAGCTTCTTCAGTGcttaaattcaatatttgaaaTCGGAGTTGCCTGTTCTGTTGATTTGCCAACTGAACGATTGCATATGAC